The following coding sequences are from one Halalkalicoccus sp. NIPERK01 window:
- a CDS encoding magnesium chelatase domain-containing protein, giving the protein VIKAPELHGTVLIGELGLDGRVRPVRGVLPATLAAAQNGFRRVIVPYRQASEAQLVDGIDVLGVASLGQLVALLTHEPVP; this is encoded by the coding sequence ACGTGATCAAGGCCCCCGAGCTGCACGGCACCGTGCTCATCGGCGAGCTGGGCCTGGACGGACGAGTGCGCCCGGTTCGCGGCGTGCTGCCGGCCACCCTGGCCGCAGCGCAGAACGGCTTCCGCCGGGTGATCGTGCCCTATCGCCAGGCGAGCGAGGCCCAGCTGGTCGACGGTATCGACGTGCTGGGCGTGGCCTCGCTGGGCCAGCTGGTAGCGCTGCTCACCCACGAGCCGGTGCCG